DNA from Streptomyces sp. Edi4:
CATGCGGTCCAGGACCGCCTCAGCCGTCGGGCGCAGCATCTCGTCGACGATGCGGCCGTCGGCCAGGTAGAGCACGCGGTCGGCGTAGGAGGCGGCCACCGGGTCGTGGGTGACCATCACGATGGTCTGGCCCAGCTCGTCGACGGACTGGCGCAGAAAGCCGAGCACTTCGGCGCCGGCCCGCGAGTCCAGGTTTCCGGTCGGCTCGTCACCGAAGATGATCTCCGGCCTGGCCGCCAGTGCCCGCGCCACGGCGACCCGCTGCTGCTGGCCGCCGGAGAGCTGGGTCGGCCGGTGCTTGAGCCGCCCGGCCAGGCCCACCGTCTCCACCACGCGCTCCAGCCACTGGGCGTCGGGCTTGCGGCCCGCGATGTCCATCGGCAGCGTGATGTTCTCCAGCGCGTTCAGCGTCGGCAGCAGGTTGAACGCCTGGAAGATGAACCCGATCCGGTCCCGGCGCAGCTGCGTGAGCTTCTTGTCCTTGAGGCCGGTGATCTCGGTCTCGTCCAGATGGATCTGGCCACCCGTCACCGTGTCCAGGCCGGCCAGGCAGTGCATCAGCGTGGACTTGCCGGAACCCGACGGGCCCATGATCGCGGTGAACCGGCCCCGGGCTATGTCGACGTCGACGTGGTCGAGCGCCACGACCCGGGTCTCCCCCGACCCGTACGCCTTCACGACCTGGCGCGCCCGAGCCGCGACCGTCGCACGCCCTCCGGTGTCCCCGTGCCTGGGAATGGTCACAGCGGTTGTCACGGTAGTTCTCCTAGGTCAATTTCAGCCAGTCGCCGACGTACGCCTTGAGTGTCCGCCAGGGTTGCGCTTCACGCCCTGGTGCCCGGCGCAGTCTTCACGGTGGGGTTTTCCCCACCCCCGTGACCCCGCGTCACGACGTAAGTCCAAGGTAAGGAGGGAGTGGGGGGCGGGGCGTCCTCCGCCGGGACGAACGCCCCCCGCCCCGAAGTAGGGCCCACCCCCTAGGGGTCTCCACCCCTGGGCCCACCCCGCAGGGAGGAGACCCCTTGGCTTCGCGGAGTGGAGAGTTACGTTCCGGCCGCGCCCGGCACACGGCTGGTCGCGCAGTTCCCCGCGCCCCTGGCGGGATTCGTGCTGGCCCACACCGGCAACCTCAGCCCGTCCGGCGTTTGAGGACGAGCGCCTTCAGCGCGAACGGGGTCTGGGGCGGAGCCCCAGGGACCCCGGCTGCGGACCGTGCGTGGCTGGGCGCGCAGTTCCCCGCGCCCCTGACCACTTGGCGCTGGCCAGCACGGGCATACCCAGCCCGTCCGGCGATTGAGGACGAGGCCGTTCAGGGCGAACGGGGTCTGGGGCGGAGCCCCAGGGACCCCGGCTGCCGACCGTGCGTGGCTGGGCGCGCAGTTCCCCGCGCCCCTGACCACTTGGCGCTGGCCAGCACGGGCATACCCAGCCCGTCCGGCGATTGAGGACGAGGCCGTTCAGGGCGAACGGGGTCTGGGGCGGAGCCCCAGGGACCCCGGCTGCCGACCGTGCGGGGCTGGGCGCGCAGTTCCCCGCGCCCCTGGCGGGCCGGGTTGGTCAGGGGCGCTGGTGACCCGTCAGCGTGGACAGCGCGGTTCGGATGTGGTCCATGTGGGCCCGCAAACGCTCACGCGCCGCGTCGTCATCGCGTACCACCCGATCCGTGTCCGCCACGACCCGCTCCTCGGCGGCCCGCGCCTGCGCCAGCAGGCCCGCCGCCCGCGCCTGCGCCGCCTCCTCGGCGCTGCGGGCGCCCTCCTCGGCCTCCGCGAACCCGCGCCGCGCCTCGGCCAGCGCCGCCTCGGCCGCACGCGTCAGGCCGGCGAGGCGCGCATCCAACTCGCCCTCGCGCAGCGCCCGTTCGCGCTCGTCCGCCTCCCGCGCCCCGGCCTGCTCCCGGTCCAGGTCCGCCAGCCGCGCCGCGCAACGCCGACGCGTCGAGGCCAGCCCGTCCGCCGCCTCCTCGCGCAGCGCATCCGCCTCGGCACGAGCCGCGCCCCGCAGTTCGTCCGCCTCCGTACGGGCCGCGAGCAGCCTGCGCTCCACCCACTCCTCCGCGTCCGCGAGCACCGCCTCGCTGTGCGCCCGCGCCGCGTCCTTGACCGCGCGGCCCGCCTCCTCGGCCGCGCGCCCCCGCTCCGCCGCCGCCTCCCGCGCCGAGGCCCGCACCGCGTCCGCCTCCTCCACGGACAGCGCGAACAGCGCCCCGGCGCGCCCGCCCAGCGTCTCGTACGTCTGCGGCGCGAGCCCGGCCACCCGCGCACGCAGCCGCGCGACGTCCTCCTCGAGCTCCGCCGCGAGGGCGACGAGCCGGGCCTCCTCCTCCCGGGCCGCCCGCCCCTCCCGCGCGAGCCGGGCCACGGCGGAGTCGACCTGCTCGGGACGGTAGCCCCGGCCCCTGCCGGTCCCGAACGGCCGCCCCGACGGCGGCACCGATGCTGCGCTCATCCCTCAAGCCCTCTCTCCCGCGCCAAGTGAAACCGGAGTGAAGTGCCCATGTGACGACACGTGTGCACATCGCCCGTTCAAGGATGCGCCAATCCAGGACAGAAGTCGGCAGCCGGAGGCTTCGGAGCTTCGGAGCTTGGGAGCTTCGGAGGCAGAACTGCCGAGGCGCCCACCGCGACCCGCACGGTGAGCGCCACGGCACGACGAGGGCCGCGCCTAGAGCAGCCCGTCCCACATCTGCTCAAGCAGCACCGACCACCAGCTCTCCGGCGACGCAAGCGCCGCCGGGTCGAGCGCCGCCAGCTGCGCCTGGAAGTCGACCGTCCAGCGGCCCGCCTGCTCCGGGTTGAGCCCGAACCGCAGCCGCCACATCCGGCCGAGCAGCGCGAGGGAGCGTACGAACTCCGGCAGCCCCGAGTTCACGAACTGCGGCGGCACCGACTGGGCGTGCCCACCCGCCGAAGGCCCCGCCTCCACCGGCACGGCCACGATGTTCGCGGTCCCGTACTGGACACAGATCGCCCGCCCGAAGTCGGAGCCCATCACCAGGTACGAGCCCGCGTCGGCGGCCGGCTGCACGCCGCGCTGCTGCGCGAGTTCCGCCAGCGTGGGCACCGGCTGCCCGGGCGCGGCCTGCGCCCAGAAGAACGGCCCGAAGTCCACCGGAAGCCCCGCCCACACGAGCGTGACCGCCACGACCTCCGGCACACCCTGGCGCGAGACCGCGCGCTGGTCGAAGCGGAACACGCCCTGCGGCCCGAACGCGCCGGCCAGCTCGTGCGCCACGCCCTCCGGCGGCAGCGGCGGCACCGGCTGCACGGCCGGAATCGGCGCCCGCACCGGCTGCGGCCTCGCCGGGCCGTCCGCGACCTGCGCCAACTCGCCCTGGTGCGTGAGCAGATGCCGCACACCCTGACGGCGCGAGCCGTGGTCCTTGCCGTACGGGGCCACATGCGTGATCCGCACCTGCGGCCACTGCTCACGGATCATCCGCGCGCAGTAACCGCCCGGCAGCTCGCACGACTCCAGCTCCGTGTGCAGCTCCAGCACGTGGTCGGCGGGCACGTTCATCGCCCGCAGCTCGTGGAAGATCTGCCACTCCGGATGCGGAATGCCCGGCGCCGAACGCCGGATGAGCTGCTGCTCGGACCCGTCGGGCGCGCGGTAGCGCAGCACCGCCTGGTAGCCGGGGCCCACCGTCGGCAGTCCTGCCGGGGGCTGCTGGGGATAGCCGTACGCGGGCGGCGGCTGCGGCACGGCGCCACCCGGCGGCATACCGGGCGGCCCGGGCGGCTGCGGCACGGCGCCACCGGGACCCATCTGCGCGGGCCCCGCCAGCATCGTCGCCGCCTGGTGCACCCCACCGGGCGGCGCACCGGGACCGGCGGGCGACGCACCGGGCGGACCGGGCGGTGTCGGAGCGCCGGGCGCACCGGGTGGGCCCGGCGGCACCGGCGGGCCAAGGCGGACCTGACCGCCCTGGCTCGGGTCGGCGAACATCGTCGCGGCCTGATGCACGGCGCCGGGCGCCACCCCGGGCGTTCCGGGCGGCATGGGCGCACCAGGAGCACCAGGAGCACCAGGGGCACGCGGAGGCATAGGCGCCCCCGGGGCGCCGGGCGCACCGGGTGGGCCCGGCGGCACCGGCGGGCCAAGGCGGACCTGACCGCCCTGACTCGGGTCCGCGAACATCGTCGCGGCCTGATGCACATCGCCCCGCGCGGGCGGTGGCGTCGGCGCGCCGGGGGGCTGGGGCCCGTCAGGACCCAGCTGCGACACCAGCTGCGTGGGCAGATAACCGCCCAAGGACGCACCCGCAGGCGGCGTCGCCCCCGCGGGCACCGCACCCGGCGGCGGAGTGGGGCCCGGCACCGGACCGGCCGTCGGCACGCCTGGCCGGGCACCCGGGGTCCCCGGCGCGCCCGGCGGCGGCGGTGTCACCGAACCCGCGCCCCGCGCGGCCCGCGCACCCGGCGGCGGACCGGATGCCTTACTGGTCGCGGCGTCCGCGATGTCCTCCGCGCCCGAGGACGCGTGACCTGACGCGGCGTCAGGCGCGCCGTGGGAGATGGGCCCCCCGGGCGTGCGACCTCCGGGCGCCGACGCACCCGGCACCCACGCATCCAGCCCGGACCCACCCGGCGTCGGCGCACCCGGAGTTGGCGCGCCCGGCATGCCCGCGTCCGGCAGCCGCGCATCCAACCCGGACCCACCCGACACCGGCGCACCCGGCGCCTGCGCACCCGGCATGCCCGCGTCCGGCACCGGTGCACCCGGCGTTCGCGCGTCCGCCCCAGGACCGCCCGGCGGCCGCGCCTCCGGCGCCGACGTGCCCTGCGGGTCGTACGCGGGCGCGAGCGCCGTCGGGGGAAGCCGGCTGCCCCCCGGCATCAGCGCCGTCTTCGCCTCGGGCATCACCTTCGGCGGCGTCTGCTCATCGTCCGAACCCGAGAGCGCGGGCGCGAACACCGTCGCGGGCAGCGGCACCGAGCCGTCGTCCGACCCCGCGTTGGTATCCGTGCCCGCCCAGGGCGTACCCCCGTCCGCGTCCTGGTCCCGCCCGGCGCCCCCGGCGGCCGGCCACGCCGGCGCCACGGGCTCGGCGGGGCTCACGGGTCCGGCGGCTCCCACGGGTTCGGCGGAAGCCGGTGACCCCGTACGCGAACCACCACCGCCGCCAGCACCAGCACCAGCACCAACACCGACGCCACCGTCAACGTCGGAGGCACGCGCACTCGCACTCTCTCCCCGCCGGTCGGGAATCCCCATCCGGTCCGCCGCGTCCTGCAACCACTCGGGCGGACTCAGCAGGAACGACGTCTGGTTCAGGTCGATCCGGGCCGGCGGCTCGGGCGACGCGGCCGGCGCGGCCTCGGGCACCCCGTACTCCTCCTCGTACCGGCGGATCACCTCACCCACCGGCAACGCGGGCCACAACGACGCGTCGCCGCTGTC
Protein-coding regions in this window:
- a CDS encoding ABC transporter ATP-binding protein, which gives rise to MTTAVTIPRHGDTGGRATVAARARQVVKAYGSGETRVVALDHVDVDIARGRFTAIMGPSGSGKSTLMHCLAGLDTVTGGQIHLDETEITGLKDKKLTQLRRDRIGFIFQAFNLLPTLNALENITLPMDIAGRKPDAQWLERVVETVGLAGRLKHRPTQLSGGQQQRVAVARALAARPEIIFGDEPTGNLDSRAGAEVLGFLRQSVDELGQTIVMVTHDPVAASYADRVLYLADGRIVDEMLRPTAEAVLDRMKDFDARGRTS
- a CDS encoding cellulose-binding protein; translated protein: MSAASVPPSGRPFGTGRGRGYRPEQVDSAVARLAREGRAAREEEARLVALAAELEEDVARLRARVAGLAPQTYETLGGRAGALFALSVEEADAVRASAREAAAERGRAAEEAGRAVKDAARAHSEAVLADAEEWVERRLLAARTEADELRGAARAEADALREEAADGLASTRRRCAARLADLDREQAGAREADERERALREGELDARLAGLTRAAEAALAEARRGFAEAEEGARSAEEAAQARAAGLLAQARAAEERVVADTDRVVRDDDAARERLRAHMDHIRTALSTLTGHQRP
- a CDS encoding SUKH-4 family immunity protein, which encodes MVTFAQAQERAEEWINGDVPAYQHREVRVREFELGFVVWAEDRENGPAVDGGAQRLVIARDSGDASLWPALPVGEVIRRYEEEYGVPEAAPAASPEPPARIDLNQTSFLLSPPEWLQDAADRMGIPDRRGESASARASDVDGGVGVGAGAGAGGGGGSRTGSPASAEPVGAAGPVSPAEPVAPAWPAAGGAGRDQDADGGTPWAGTDTNAGSDDGSVPLPATVFAPALSGSDDEQTPPKVMPEAKTALMPGGSRLPPTALAPAYDPQGTSAPEARPPGGPGADARTPGAPVPDAGMPGAQAPGAPVSGGSGLDARLPDAGMPGAPTPGAPTPGGSGLDAWVPGASAPGGRTPGGPISHGAPDAASGHASSGAEDIADAATSKASGPPPGARAARGAGSVTPPPPGAPGTPGARPGVPTAGPVPGPTPPPGAVPAGATPPAGASLGGYLPTQLVSQLGPDGPQPPGAPTPPPARGDVHQAATMFADPSQGGQVRLGPPVPPGPPGAPGAPGAPMPPRAPGAPGAPGAPMPPGTPGVAPGAVHQAATMFADPSQGGQVRLGPPVPPGPPGAPGAPTPPGPPGASPAGPGAPPGGVHQAATMLAGPAQMGPGGAVPQPPGPPGMPPGGAVPQPPPAYGYPQQPPAGLPTVGPGYQAVLRYRAPDGSEQQLIRRSAPGIPHPEWQIFHELRAMNVPADHVLELHTELESCELPGGYCARMIREQWPQVRITHVAPYGKDHGSRRQGVRHLLTHQGELAQVADGPARPQPVRAPIPAVQPVPPLPPEGVAHELAGAFGPQGVFRFDQRAVSRQGVPEVVAVTLVWAGLPVDFGPFFWAQAAPGQPVPTLAELAQQRGVQPAADAGSYLVMGSDFGRAICVQYGTANIVAVPVEAGPSAGGHAQSVPPQFVNSGLPEFVRSLALLGRMWRLRFGLNPEQAGRWTVDFQAQLAALDPAALASPESWWSVLLEQMWDGLL